The DNA region GGTGTTTAGCGGAATCACTGCTGAAAAGCAACCGTTCCGCCAAGTTTTATTTTCAAAGCCTTAAAGCTTGGAAAGAATGGCTTCGACTTCGGCGGTCACCTGATCGATCTCCGCCATGCCGTCCACGGACTTGAGTTTGCCCTTGGCATGGTAGTAGCCGATCAGCGGTGAGGTCTCCTTGTAATAGACCTGCAGCCGGGCCGTCATGGTTTCCGGAGTGTCGTCCGGGCGGCGCTTGAAGTGGGTGGAACCGCACTTGTCGCACACGCCCTCATTGGCCGGAACCTTGTCAGTGTCATGATAGACGCTGCCGCACTGTGCGCAGGAATAGCGGCCGGCAACACGACGGACCAGTTCGGCATCGTCGACACGGAATTCGATGACGACAGAGAGACCTAGACCCTTCGCCCTCAGCATCGCCTCGGTGGCGTCCGCCTGGACGAGCGTCCTGGGGAAACCGTCGAGAATGAAACCGTTGGCGCAATCGGGCTGATCGATTCGCTCGGAGACAATGGCGATGACGATCTCGTCCGAGACCAGCTTGCCGGCATCCATCACCGCTTTGGCGCGCTTGCCGACCTCCGTGCCGGCGTTGACCGCCGCACGCAGCATGTCTCCCGTAGA from Rhizobium sp. NLR16a includes:
- a CDS encoding adenylate kinase, with the protein product MRLILLGPPGAGKGTQAQRIVEKHGIPQLSTGDMLRAAVNAGTEVGKRAKAVMDAGKLVSDEIVIAIVSERIDQPDCANGFILDGFPRTLVQADATEAMLRAKGLGLSVVIEFRVDDAELVRRVAGRYSCAQCGSVYHDTDKVPANEGVCDKCGSTHFKRRPDDTPETMTARLQVYYKETSPLIGYYHAKGKLKSVDGMAEIDQVTAEVEAILSKL